Proteins encoded within one genomic window of Ranitomeya variabilis isolate aRanVar5 chromosome 4, aRanVar5.hap1, whole genome shotgun sequence:
- the LOC143765003 gene encoding uncharacterized protein LOC143765003 — protein sequence MRMEKEKNLMTKSILNLTLEIIYLLTGEDYTVVKKTPGQCVTTSCSYVLGEWSKTQNPIKEPPFRSLTTEYPDKKILDLTNKMIELLTGEVPIRCQDVTVHFSMEQWEYIEGHKDLYKDVMMEDHQSIISLDKSSNRHLPERCVNPLCSQDSAEEDHCELQDVHVTQTEDEDLIHIKVEVTEEDENDMVTNEFKEEEDSVYISPGLLSTTEAIGGHLVLPPDCKSIVNNFTQEFEGQNFFTPDISAILPSSNLLFNPYVEEHSLDSSFIVSSTDHGDDKYYPCSECGKYFKNRANLLRHLRIHTGEKPFPCSVCGKCFTQKSGFIQHMRIHTGEKPFSCSECGKRFRLKSTLAQHKKIHTGEKPFSCLDCEKWFARKSELFRHVRTYHTDNKLFLCTKCGERFSKKSDFIQHQSIHTGEKCFSCSECEKCFTRRSNLVKHQRVHTGEKPFSCSDCGKSFVKKCKLDKHLKIHAGEKPFSCSDCGKCFMLKFNLVTHQKIHTGEKPFSCLECGKFFSRKANLVEHQRIHMGVKRFSCSVCGKRFSHKTAVVQHERSHVGEKPFTCFECGKCFTRKASLIEHHSIHTGEKPFSCSMCEKRFSHKSVLVQHERSHMGEKPFSCSQCGKCYTRKAYLVDHQKVCKFGKSSASI from the exons ATGAGAATGGAAAAAGAGAAAAACCTCATGACCAAAAGTATATTGAACCTCACACTGGAAATCATCtatctgctgactggagag gattacacagtagtgaagaagactccCGGTCAATGTGTGACCACCAGCTGCTCTTATGTGCTAGGAGAATGGAGCAAGACCCAGAACCCCATCAAGGAGCCTCCATTTCGCTCCCTGACAACCGAATATCCTGATAAGAAGATCCTGGACCTcaccaacaagatgattgagctgctgactggagag gttcctataaggtgtcaggatgtcactgtccatttctccatggagcagtgggagtatatagaaggacacaaggatctgtacaaAGACGTCATGATGGAGGACCACCAGTCCATCATATCACTAG ataaaTCCAGCAACAGACATCTACCAGAAAGATGTGTTAATCCCTTGTGTTCCCAAGATTCTGCAGAGGAAGATCACTGTGAGCTTCAAGATGTTCATGTAACCCAAACTGAG GATGAAGATCTGATTCATATTAAAGTTGAAGTTACTGAGGAAGATGAGAATGACATGGTGACTAACGAATTTAAGGAGGAGGAAGACAGTGTATATATCAGCCCAG GTTTATTGAGCACCACAGAAGCCATAGGTGGACATCTGGTTTTACCTCCAGATTGTAAAAGTATAGTTAACAACTTTACACAAGAATTTGAAGGACAGAATTTTTTTACACCTGATATATCCGCTATCCTGCCCAGTAGCAATTTGTTATTTAATCCGTATGTTGAGGAACATTCGCTGGATAGTTCATTCATTGTTTCAAGTACAGATCACGGAGATGATAAATATTATCCTTGTTCCGAATGTGGGAAGTACTTCAAAAATAGAGCAAATCTTCTTCGGCATctgagaattcatacaggagagaaaccTTTTCCATGTTctgtatgtgggaaatgttttacccaaaaaagtggttttattcaacatatgagaattcacacaggggagaagccattttcatgctctgaATGTGGAAAACGCTTTAGATTGAAGTCTACTCTTGCTCAACAtaaaaaaattcacacaggagaaaagccattttcatgtctagATTGTGAAAAATGGTTTGCCAGAAAATCTGAACTTTTTAGACATGTGAGAACTTACCACACAGACAATAAACTGTTTCTGTGCACTAAGTGTGGGGAAAGATtttcaaaaaaatctgattttattCAACATCAAAgcattcatacaggagagaagtgtTTTTCATGTTCTGAGTGTGAGAAATGCTTTACAAGAAGGTCTAACCTTGTAAAAcatcagagagttcacacaggggagaagccattttcatgttctgacTGTGGGAAAAGTTTTGTGAAAAAGTGTAAACTTGATAAACACTTGAAAATTCATGCTGGGGAAAAACCATTCTCTTGTTCTGATTGTGGAAAATGCTTCATGTTGAAGTTTAACCTTGTTACGCATCAAAAAATTCATactggagaaaagccattttcttgTCTGGAGTGTGGGAAATTTTTCTCTCGGAAGGCAAACCTTGTTGAACATCAGAGAATCCATATGGGAGTGAAAAGATTTTCATGTTCTGTATGTGGAAAACGGTTCTCACACAAAACAGCTGTTGTCCAACATGAGAGAAGTCATGTAGGAGAAAAACCATTTACTTGctttgaatgtgggaaatgttttacacggaaAGCCAGTCTAATTGAACATCATAGtattcacacgggggagaagccattttcttgctcTATGTGTGAAAAGCGGTTTTCACACAAATCAGTCCTTGTACAACATGAGCGATCGCACATGGGAGAGAAACCGTTTTCATGTTCTCAGTGTGGAAAGTGTTATACACGGAAGGCTTACCTTGTTGATCATCAGAAAGTTTGTAAGTTTGGAAAGTCATCTGCATCTATTTGA